A region of Micromonospora sp. WMMD882 DNA encodes the following proteins:
- a CDS encoding lysophospholipid acyltransferase family protein — MPELVYPPVIAACKTMFRVLDLKITIEGAHHVPRTGGAVMAANHVSYLDFIFCGLGAQESRRLVRFMAKESVFTHKVSGPLMRGMRHISVDRTAGTDSYNVAVDALRRGEVVGVFPEATISRSFTVKSLKSGTVRMAKEAGVPVLPVALWGGQRLWTKGRPRTLTRRHVPITILIGEPIDPADYAYAGRMNAELKSRLIALVDRAQREYPDQPAGPDDTWWQPVHLGGTAPTLEEAAALEAARLQRAAEKV, encoded by the coding sequence ATGCCGGAACTCGTGTACCCGCCCGTGATCGCCGCCTGCAAGACCATGTTCCGGGTTCTCGACCTGAAGATCACCATCGAGGGCGCGCACCACGTGCCCCGGACGGGCGGGGCGGTCATGGCCGCCAACCACGTCAGCTACCTCGACTTCATCTTCTGCGGCCTCGGCGCGCAGGAGTCCAGGCGGCTGGTCCGGTTCATGGCCAAGGAGTCCGTGTTCACGCACAAGGTGTCCGGCCCGCTGATGCGCGGCATGCGGCACATCTCGGTGGACCGGACGGCCGGCACCGACTCGTACAACGTGGCGGTCGACGCGCTGCGCCGGGGCGAGGTGGTCGGCGTCTTCCCCGAGGCCACGATCAGCCGCTCGTTCACCGTCAAGAGCCTCAAGAGCGGCACCGTCCGGATGGCCAAGGAGGCCGGCGTGCCGGTGCTGCCGGTGGCGCTGTGGGGCGGGCAGCGGCTCTGGACCAAGGGTCGCCCGCGCACCCTCACCCGCCGGCACGTGCCGATCACCATCCTGATCGGCGAGCCGATCGACCCGGCCGACTACGCGTACGCCGGTCGGATGAACGCCGAGCTGAAGTCACGGCTGATCGCGCTGGTCGACCGGGCGCAGCGGGAGTACCCGGACCAGCCGGCCGGCCCCGACGACACCTGGTGGCAGCCGGTCCACCTCGGCGGCACCGCCCCCACCCTGGAGGAGGCCGCCGCCCTGGAGGCCGCCCGCCTCCAGCGCGCCGCCGAGAAGGTGTGA
- a CDS encoding isochorismatase family protein, with amino-acid sequence MSRSALVVVDVQESFRQRPIWAYRSNPDLAPRVARLVAAARTRGDLVVWVLHAEPGSGGVFDPASGHVRLLDGLAPRADEPRLTKTAHNAFTTTNLQHLLTVRGVRELVVCGIRTEQCCETTARLGADLGYQVTFVTEATTTFPTPHRDLPADATVEEILADPRTLSADEMTQRTEYALAGRFATVRTVDEVVARYAEPVG; translated from the coding sequence ATGAGCCGATCCGCACTCGTCGTCGTCGACGTCCAGGAGTCCTTCCGGCAGCGCCCGATCTGGGCGTACCGCTCGAATCCCGACCTGGCGCCCCGGGTCGCCCGGCTGGTCGCCGCCGCCCGGACGCGGGGTGACCTGGTGGTCTGGGTGCTGCACGCCGAACCGGGCAGCGGTGGCGTGTTCGACCCGGCCAGCGGGCACGTCCGGCTGCTCGACGGGCTCGCCCCGCGCGCCGACGAGCCCCGGCTGACCAAGACCGCGCACAACGCGTTCACCACCACCAACCTGCAACACCTGCTCACCGTCCGGGGCGTCCGGGAGCTGGTGGTCTGCGGCATCCGCACCGAGCAGTGCTGCGAGACCACCGCCCGGCTCGGCGCCGACCTCGGCTACCAGGTCACGTTCGTCACCGAGGCCACCACGACGTTCCCCACCCCGCACCGGGACCTGCCGGCCGACGCCACCGTCGAGGAGATCCTCGCCGACCCGCGCACGCTCTCCGCCGACGAGATGACCCAGCGCACCGAGTACGCGCTGGCCGGTCGGTTCGCCACCGTCCGTACCGTCGACGAGGTGGTCGCGCGCTACGCCGAGCCGGTCGGCTGA
- a CDS encoding DJ-1/PfpI family protein, producing MPRVVFLLVPQVHLLDLAGPAQVFSTAADLGYDYRLHHVAERSPVPSVQGVPLVADADWPELTPDDLVVVPGWRVAGYGPAGCPDPVGPADLRRLADHHAAGGVVASVCAGAYALGRAGLLDGRRCTTHHEVQDELARRHPAARVVRDVLYVVDDRVVTSAGIASGIDLALHLIATRHGPAVAARIARALVVPTRRNGHERQESAMLRHRDHLSDAAHRAQDVIDARFPERLPLAELAAAGGVAERTLTRLFRQATGLTPLGYQNLLRTERAEHLIGHGATVEAAARAVGFADARMLRRLRARGVRR from the coding sequence ATGCCCAGGGTGGTCTTCCTGCTGGTCCCGCAGGTGCACCTGCTGGACCTGGCCGGCCCGGCACAGGTCTTCTCCACCGCCGCCGACCTCGGGTACGACTACCGTCTGCACCACGTCGCCGAGCGGAGCCCGGTGCCGTCCGTCCAGGGCGTGCCGCTGGTGGCGGACGCCGACTGGCCGGAACTGACCCCGGACGACCTGGTGGTCGTACCCGGTTGGCGGGTCGCCGGGTACGGCCCGGCGGGCTGCCCCGACCCGGTCGGCCCGGCCGACCTGCGGCGGCTGGCCGACCACCACGCGGCCGGCGGCGTCGTCGCCAGCGTCTGCGCCGGCGCGTACGCGCTCGGCCGGGCCGGGCTGCTCGACGGTCGGCGCTGCACCACCCACCACGAGGTGCAGGACGAGCTGGCCCGCCGGCACCCGGCGGCCCGGGTGGTACGCGACGTGCTCTACGTGGTCGACGACCGGGTGGTGACGTCGGCCGGCATCGCCAGCGGCATCGACCTGGCGCTGCACCTGATCGCCACCCGGCACGGGCCGGCGGTGGCCGCCCGGATCGCCCGCGCCCTGGTCGTGCCCACCCGACGCAACGGCCACGAGCGGCAGGAGAGCGCGATGCTGCGGCACCGCGACCACCTCAGCGACGCCGCCCACCGGGCGCAGGACGTGATCGACGCCCGTTTCCCGGAACGGCTGCCGCTCGCCGAGCTGGCCGCCGCCGGCGGCGTCGCCGAACGTACCCTGACCAGGCTGTTCCGGCAGGCCACCGGGCTCACCCCGCTCGGCTACCAGAACCTGCTGCGGACCGAACGCGCCGAGCACCTGATCGGGCACGGCGCGACCGTCGAGGCCGCCGCCCGCGCGGTCGGCTTCGCCGACGCCCGGATGCTCCGCCGCCTCCGCGCCCGAGGCGTCCGCCGCTGA
- a CDS encoding response regulator transcription factor: MDPDPVDGVPVSRPVRVAIVDDHPVVVEGIRSWLAVEPRLTVVATGDDPDAVLRAAPEADVLLLDLRLHGRTMVDRVAGLAANGRRVVVYSEHTDPETMLAVVEAGAVAFLAKHEGREHCVATVLAAADDRAYVPPTLAGALVGDARPDRPALSDKEREALLLWFQSMSKASVARRMRISEHTVKQYVDRARIKYSRVGRPAATKAALLARAIEDGLVRPEEIGTYQSYAAPDRPTP, translated from the coding sequence ATGGATCCGGACCCGGTGGACGGCGTCCCGGTGAGCAGGCCGGTGCGGGTGGCGATCGTCGACGACCATCCGGTGGTGGTCGAGGGGATCCGGTCGTGGCTGGCCGTCGAGCCCCGGTTGACCGTGGTGGCCACCGGCGACGACCCGGACGCGGTGCTGCGCGCGGCCCCGGAAGCCGACGTGCTCCTGCTGGACCTGCGGCTGCACGGCCGGACCATGGTGGACCGGGTGGCCGGGCTGGCCGCGAACGGCCGCCGGGTGGTGGTCTACTCCGAACACACCGACCCGGAGACGATGCTGGCCGTGGTGGAGGCGGGCGCGGTGGCGTTCCTGGCCAAACACGAGGGGCGTGAACACTGCGTGGCGACGGTGCTGGCCGCCGCCGACGACCGCGCGTACGTGCCGCCGACGCTGGCCGGGGCGCTGGTCGGGGACGCCCGCCCGGACCGGCCGGCGCTGTCCGACAAGGAGCGCGAGGCGCTGCTGCTGTGGTTCCAGTCGATGTCGAAGGCGTCGGTGGCCCGGCGGATGCGGATCAGCGAGCACACCGTGAAGCAGTACGTCGACCGGGCGCGGATCAAGTACAGCCGGGTGGGCCGTCCGGCCGCCACGAAGGCGGCGCTGCTCGCCCGGGCGATCGAGGACGGCCTCGTCCGTCCCGAGGAGATAGGCACCTACCAGTCGTACGCGGCGCCCGACCGGCCGACCCCCTAA